The Gemmatimonas phototrophica region TGCTGGTGCCGGCCGCCCTCGAGAACGTCATCACCACCAAGAACGCGCCGAGAATCCGCGCCAAGGTGATTTGCGAGGGGGCCAACGGCCCCACCACGGCGGCTGCCGATCCCATCCTCGACGAAAAGGGGATCTTCGTCATCCCGGACATTCTCGCGAATGCCGGCGGCGTCACGGTGTCGTACTTCGAGTGGGTTCAGGATCGCATGGGCTATTTCTGGAGCGAGGCCATCGTCAACGAGCGGTTGGGCGACATCATGACGCGCAGCTTCGGCGATGTGCTGCAGCTGTCCAAGCAGCATCGCGTAAACATGCGTACGGCGGCGTACATGTTGTCCATCAGCCGAGTGGCCACCGTGCACCGTCTGCGTGGCATCTACGCCTAAGCGGCTCACGCCGTGCGCGTTTCGCTGCTGGTAATCGGCCGGCCTCGCCACGCGGGGCTGGCCGATGCCATTCGGGACTACGAAACCCGGGCGGCCCGCTATTGGCCACTCGATGTGATCGAGGTCAAAGAGGAGCCGGGGCGGGGGCTGAGTGGTGATGTGGTGCGCGAGCGGGAAGGGGAGCGGCTGGCCGAGCGGATCCCCGGTGACACTGTGCTGGTGGCCTGCGACCCGGGCGGGGTGGTGATGGAGTCGGACGCCTTCGCCCGCTGGCTGCAGGACCAGCGGGACGGTGCCCGCAGCGTGGCGTTTGTCATTGGCGGGGCTCATGGACTTGGGACGGCGGTTCGTCAGCGGGCCAATCGACGCCTGTCACTGGCGCCTTGGACGCTCCCGCATGAGGTTGCACGTCTGGTGTTGAGCGAGCAGTTGTATCGGGCCGGGACTATCATGCGTGGAGAGCCGTACCACAAATGATCGTTTCGGCAGCCTTCGTACCCCCTGTTCTTTCGTGATCAATCGCCCGTGACTGTGAGCCAGGTGGACCACGCTACCAGTAGTCCGACGGACGCCCCCGGCGCCCTCCACATTCGCACCGTTTCCCTCGGCGGCAGCGCGCTTTCGCGCGCCGTTCAATCCGGGCAGGTGGGACATGCCTGGTACGCCCCTCGTCCGACGTCGGCTTCCGAATGGGCGGCTCATGCCCGCACTGTTCGGGCATCGCTGGAAGGGACCGATTGGCTGACGGGGCTGGCACCGGCTTTTGCGGCCACCGGATTGGCCGCTGAGCGTCTGGCGCGGGCGGCGGCCGAGGGAGTGGTGGTAACCACGGGGCAACAACCCGGATTGTTCGGGGGGCCCATGTATACGTGGAGCAAGGCCATGAGCGCACTCGCGCTCGCCAATGAGCTGGAGCGCCAGACGGGGATGCCGGTCGCGCCGGTGTTCTGGGCGGCCAGCGACGACGCCGACTGGATGGAGGCGGCCGTCACCAATGTGGCCACCTCCAAGGGGTTGGTGAGCGCGTCGTTGGCGGGCCCGGCAACGGAAGGCGTGGCCATGAGCGACGTGCCCCTGGGGGATCTGCGGCCGGCGCGCGCCGTGCTGGCCGCCGGGTGCGGGTCTGCTGCCCATGCGTCAGTGCTCGAGCTCGTCGATGCCGCCTACGTGCCCCACGCGACCATTGGCGCGGCCTATGTGCAGCTGATGCGGGCCCTGCTGGAACCGTTGGGCATCGCGGTCCTTGATGCGGCGCATCCTGCGTTGCGCCACGCCGCCGATGGATTCCTTCGCCACGCTCTTCGGCAATCTTCGGCCGTGCACGAAGCCCTGCGCGTACGGGTGCAGGAGATCGAGGGGGCGGGCTTTGCACCGCAGGTCGATGTCGTGGATGGGCTGTCGCTCGTGTTCCGCTCACAGATTGCCAGCCAGGGCGATGAACTGCAGCGGGTGCGAGAGAGGGTCCCGGTGGCCGACGCCGCCAGCGTGGCACGCACGGCGGAAGCGGGAACGCTGGGCGCCAATGTCTTGCTGCGTCCGGTCATGGAACGCGCCGTCCTCCCCACGGTGTGTTACCTGGCAGGTCCCGGGGAGTTCGCCTACTTCGCGCAGGTGGCACCGGTTGCGTCGGCGTTGGGGGCGGCCGTGCCGGTGGCGGCGCCACGTTGGGCCTGTGAGCTCATCGAAGAAGAAACGCTGGCGCTGCAAGAGCGGTTGGGGCTGAGCGAGGCATCGCTGCGCGATCCGCACGCGGCCGAGCAGATCGTTGCACGGGCGCAGATGAACGAACACCTGGCGGACACCATGGAACGCCTGCGCGTCACGCTCGAGACGCAGGTGCGGGCGCTTCATGAGTCGTTGGCGGGGGACGACGCGCCCGTGGCGAGCGATGTGGTCCAGGGGCTGGCTCGCGATCTTGCGCACCGATTGGATCGTTTTGAGCGACGGGTGCTTGCCGGTGTGAAACGTCAGGAGACCGAGGTGCTGCGAGACGTGGCTGCGTTGCGCGCCGCGTTGCGTCCACACGGGCAGTCTCCGGAACGCGTCCTGAATCTGGTCCCGCTGCTGGCGCGCTTTGGTCCTGGCGTGTTGCGTCGCATGAGCGAAGCGGCGGAACCACATGCACGGGCGCTGGTGACGGGCACCGCGGCCACGGCATGAGTGAGGCGGGGGGCGGACGCTCGGCGTTCGTCGTTGGTGCGGGCATTCTGATCAGTCGAGTGGTCGGATTGCTGCGAAACACGGCCTTCGCCTATTTCTTTGGCGCCGGTGCTGCCTCTGATGCGTACAACGCCGCGTTCAAGATTCCGAATGCGGTGCGCAACCTCCTTGGAGAAGGCACGCTGTCCGCCGCTTTTGTGCCGGTCTACAGCCGACTGCTTGGGCAGGGAGATGCGGCGGCGGCGCGCGCGCTGGCCAATGCGGTACTGGGCCTGCTGCTGGTCGCCGTGAGCCTGCTGACCTTGGTGGGGATTGCTGGAGCGCCCGTGCTTACAGCCGTCTTGGCCCCGGGGTTTGATCACGAGACCCAACAGCTGGCGACGCGCCTCACACGCGTGCTCTTCCCCATGACGGGCGTCATGGTGCTGAGCGGATGGTGCCTCGGCATTCAGAATTCACATCGGCGCTTCTTCTGGTCGTATGCGAGTGCGGCTCTCTGGTCCGTAGCCCAGATCGTCTTGCTCCTCGTTTGGGGGCCACGCGCGCACGATGCGCAGCAACTGTCGCTGTGGTTGGCCTGGGCCACGCTGGCAGGTGCCCTCTTGCAGGTCGCTGGTCAGATGCCCGAAGTGCTTCGGCTCACCGGTCCCCTGCGCCCTACGCTGAATCGTGCCGCTGAAGGGGTTGGGCAGACGCTGCGCAATATCGTGCCGGTCGTGACCGCGCTCGGTGTGGTACAGATCTCCGGGTTTGTTGATCTGCAAATCGCGTCGTATCTCCCCGCCGGGGCTGCGACCAACATCACCTATGCCAACACGCTGGCGCTGTTGCCGGTGAGTCTGTTTGGCGTGTCGGTGGCCGCTGCCTCACTGCCCGAGTTTTCGCGCGACAGCGGGGCGATGGCCTTGGATGCGCTGCGTGAGCGCCTGCGCGGTGGCTGGCAGCGCATTCTCTTTTATGTGGTGCCGAGTACCATCGTGTTCATCGTCCTCGGTGATTATTGCGTGGGGGTGCTTTATCGCGCGGGGCAGTTCGGTGAAGCCGAGCAGCGTGTGGTGCACGCGGTGCTGGCGGGGTATGCCGTCGGGTTGGTGAGTTTCGGATCGGTCAAGCTGCTGGGCTCGGCGTTCTATGCGCTCCAGGACTATCGCACCCCCCTGCGAGCGTCCGTGGCGAGCATCACGGTGTCGGCGGCGGCGGCCGTGGCCATCGCCGTGCCCCTGCGCGCGTCACCGTATGCCACCGCCGGCATCGCTCTGGCATCGGCGATGGGATCGTATGTGAATCTGGCCGTGCTCGCGCGTGGACTGCGCCGGCGACTGGGAACGTTGTACACGCCGTCCATGTGGATGGGAACGCGACGAATCCTCGTGGCCGCGCTCTGTGCCGCCGTGGTCGGTGGGGGCGCGCGGGTCCTACACACCGCGTTCGCGCCCACGCTGCATGTGAGACTGGCGGCATTCCCCATATTCGCCGCGTTCGCAGTGGCCTACCTGGGCTCGGCGTGGTGGATGGGATCGGCGGAAGCGGCGCGGTGGCTGCGACGAGCGCCTCGTGCATCGAGGCACGGGTGAGGCGCGTATATGTCCACTAACGAGCAGTCGTCGGGAGAGATTGTCGCCTCGGTGTCCATCGATGCGCTGCCGATTCCGGACGATGAGTGGACCCGTGCGGCGCTGGCGCGCGGAATGCCACTCGCCGTTGCGCGACGCCTGCCGCATTTGCCGGAATCGCCCGGGGTGTACTTGTGGAAAGATGCCGACGGAGGTGTGCTGTATGTCGGCAAGGCCAAGCGTCTGCGTTCTCGGGTGCGCAGTTACTGGGCGCAGGATCACACCACCAGTCCCAAGACCCGCGGGTTGCTGCGCAAGGTGCAGGACCTCGATACCATCGTGGTGCCGAGCGAGGCGCATTCGCTCATTCTGGAATCCACGCTAATCAAGGAGTACCGCCCGCGCTTCAACATCGCGTTGCGGGATGACAAGTCGTATCCGTACATCAAGGTCACGGTGCATGAGCCGTTCCCGCGGGTGCTTGTGACGCGTCGGCTGCAGGACGATGGCGCCCGCTATTTTGGTCCGTATACGGATGTCGGGGCCATGCGGCGGGCGCTGAATGTGGTCAAGCGCATCTTTACGGTGCGCTCCTGTCATTACGCATTGCCGCGCGAGGCGCCGGAACGACCGTGCCTCGACTATTTCATCAAGCGGTGCAAAGCGCCGTGTGTCGGCTATCAGGGTACCGGCGAGTATCGCTCGATGATCGACGAGGTCGTGTGGTTCCTCGAGGGGCGCACCGGCGATGTGGTCCGTCATGTGCGGGAGCGCATGATGGAGGCGTCGGAGCGACTGGACTTTGAGCGCGCCGGCGAATTGCGGGATGCGCTGCGACACCTCGAAAAGATGGAAGAACCCACGGTGGTGTTGGAGGTCGAGGGCGGGGATCGTGATGTCGTGGGGTATGCCCGCGATGGCGAGGATGCATGCGTGGTCATCTTGCGCATTCGTGGTGGCAAGTTGTTGGCACGCGAACACCGACTGCTTGAACACGCCGAGGGAGAGGATGATGGTGCCGTGCTTGGCGCCTCATTGGCCCAGTGGTATCGCATGGCCGAGGCCCGTGCGGGTGATCTGCTGGTGCCGTTTGATTTCGAAGACCGGGACGTGCTGGAGGCTTCGCTCGAGGGCACGACCATCCGCGTACCCCAGCGGGGACCACGCCGGGCACTGGTGGACCTGGCGGACAAGAACGCGCAACATCTGCTCGAGGAGTTCAAGCTGGCGTCGCTGGAATCGGAAGAGCGCGCCGCAGATCCCGTGTATGAGCTCCAGCGCGAACTGGGATTACCCCGTCTTCCGCGGTCACTGGTGTGCTTTGATATCTCGCACGCGCAAGGCACCGATGTGGTGGCCAGTGCCGTGTGGTTTGAGAATGCGCGTCCCAAGCGCAGCGAGTACCGCAAGTTCAAGATTCAGATTTTTGAGGGGAATGATGACTTCAAATCCATGCATGAGGTGGTCACGCGCTATTTCAGGCGCCGCATGGATGAGGAAAAGCCGCTTCCGGATCTGGCGGTGATTGACGGCGGCAAAGGACAGTTGGGGGCTGCCCGCGAGGCGCTGACGGCGCTTGGGGTGACCCAGATGGGGCTGATCAGTCTCGCCAAGAAGGATGAAGAAATCTTCCTGCCTGGGCGCAGCGAAAGCGTACGATTGCCGCGGCGCTCGCCGGCCTTGCGCATGTTGCAGCAGGCGCGGGATGAGGCGCACCGGTTTGCGGTGACGTTCCAGCGCCAGAAGCGGGCCGCGCGTACCATCACGTCGGAGCTGCTGAAGATCCCCGGCATCGGCCCCACCAAACGGCGCGCCTTGCTGCATGTTTTTGGCAGTGTGCAAGGGGTCAAGGAAGCCGCCCTCGAGGAGATTGCGCGTGTCCCCGGGTTCGGCGAGTCCACCGCGCGCAAAGTGTTACTCTCGCTTGGGGTGGACCTTCCACTCCCCACGGCGGGCGCTTCTGGTGAAGTGTCCGCCGCCCCACCTGACGATCCGACCCCACCGTCCACCGACGAATGACGACTGCATCCTGGACGCTCCGCTGCTCGGCGTGCGACACGCCAGCCGCCCTTGAGCGCGCTTCCCTGTGCGGCGCCTGCGGACAACCGCTGTTTGCCCGTTACGCGCCCGTTGCCACGACGACGGAGCTGCGCCCCCGGTGGGATATGTGGCGGTATGCGCCCTTCATGCCACTGCTCGAGGGGGAAGCACCGGTCACCCTCGGCGAAGGACTGACGCCGCTGATCGAGTGCCAGCCGTTGGCCGATGCAGTGGGCGTGCGCCGATTGTGGATCAAGGACGAAGCGCAGAATCCGACGGCCTCGTTCAAGGCGCGTGGTATGAGCGCCGCCGTGACCCGCGCCCGGGCTGAAGGCTTTCCGGGGTTGGTGGTGCCGACCGCGGGAAACGCCGGTGCGGCCCTGGCGGCCTACGGAGCCGCGGCCGGTATGAAGGTGCGCGTGTATGCTCCCCGGACGACACCTCGCCCCATTCTCGATACGATCGACGCCATGGGGGCCGAATTGATCCGCATCGACGGCCACATTGGCGACGCGGGAAAGCTGGCCCTCGCGTATGCCGCAGAATCCGGGTACTTCGCGATTTCGACGTTGCGTGAGCCGTATCGCGTGGAAGGCATGAAGACCATGGGCTTCGAAATGGCCGAGCAGCTCGGATGGCGGGTCCCTGACGTGGTCGTCTACCCGACCGGAGGTGGCGAAGGGACGGTTGGGATCTGGAAGGCGTTGCAGGAACTCGCGGCGGGGGGCTGGATTCCCGCCGATCGGGTGCAACCGCAGTATGTGGTGGCGCAGGCGGCCGGCTGTGCGCCCATTGCCCGCGCCTTCGCCGCCGGTGCAGATCGGGCCGAACCCTGGGTCGATCCGGTGACCTACGCCAGCGGGCTGCGTGTCCCGTCGCCCTTGGGTGACCGGGTGCTGCTCCGAGTGCTTCGGGACACCCAGGGCGTTGCTGGTACCGCCACGGAGGAGGCCATTCGCGATTGGACCTTCCGGTTGGCGACCGCCACCGGGATCGACGCCGCCCCGGAAGGGGGATGTGCCCTGTCCGTTCTGCGCGATGCGGTGGTTGCGGGACGCATTGCATCCGATGCCGAGGTCGTGGTGTACAACACGGGCAGTGGCGCGTCGTACCGCGCATGACCGTATCTTTCGCGCGGCAGGTCAGCTCCTGCCGCATTCGACGGATTTTCGAGGAGTAGCGATGAAGGTTTCGATGTGGACGCGCGCCGCCGGCGTGGCATTCTTTTCAATGGTCGGTGGCGCGCTGTCGCCGCTGGCCTCACAGGCCACGTGCAGCGTGAACGATGGTAGCCCGTTTCAGTTGGGCGGCGCCAAGCAGTACGTGATCAAGGCGGCCAGTTCGAGAAACAACGATGAAATTCCCAAGCATCTGGCCAATGCGATTCGGCTGCTGACGGATAGCCCGGAGAAGATCAAGAACGAA contains the following coding sequences:
- a CDS encoding threonine synthase, with product MTTASWTLRCSACDTPAALERASLCGACGQPLFARYAPVATTTELRPRWDMWRYAPFMPLLEGEAPVTLGEGLTPLIECQPLADAVGVRRLWIKDEAQNPTASFKARGMSAAVTRARAEGFPGLVVPTAGNAGAALAAYGAAAGMKVRVYAPRTTPRPILDTIDAMGAELIRIDGHIGDAGKLALAYAAESGYFAISTLREPYRVEGMKTMGFEMAEQLGWRVPDVVVYPTGGGEGTVGIWKALQELAAGGWIPADRVQPQYVVAQAAGCAPIARAFAAGADRAEPWVDPVTYASGLRVPSPLGDRVLLRVLRDTQGVAGTATEEAIRDWTFRLATATGIDAAPEGGCALSVLRDAVVAGRIASDAEVVVYNTGSGASYRA
- the bshC gene encoding bacillithiol biosynthesis protein BshC; the protein is MTVSQVDHATSSPTDAPGALHIRTVSLGGSALSRAVQSGQVGHAWYAPRPTSASEWAAHARTVRASLEGTDWLTGLAPAFAATGLAAERLARAAAEGVVVTTGQQPGLFGGPMYTWSKAMSALALANELERQTGMPVAPVFWAASDDADWMEAAVTNVATSKGLVSASLAGPATEGVAMSDVPLGDLRPARAVLAAGCGSAAHASVLELVDAAYVPHATIGAAYVQLMRALLEPLGIAVLDAAHPALRHAADGFLRHALRQSSAVHEALRVRVQEIEGAGFAPQVDVVDGLSLVFRSQIASQGDELQRVRERVPVADAASVARTAEAGTLGANVLLRPVMERAVLPTVCYLAGPGEFAYFAQVAPVASALGAAVPVAAPRWACELIEEETLALQERLGLSEASLRDPHAAEQIVARAQMNEHLADTMERLRVTLETQVRALHESLAGDDAPVASDVVQGLARDLAHRLDRFERRVLAGVKRQETEVLRDVAALRAALRPHGQSPERVLNLVPLLARFGPGVLRRMSEAAEPHARALVTGTAATA
- the uvrC gene encoding excinuclease ABC subunit UvrC: MSTNEQSSGEIVASVSIDALPIPDDEWTRAALARGMPLAVARRLPHLPESPGVYLWKDADGGVLYVGKAKRLRSRVRSYWAQDHTTSPKTRGLLRKVQDLDTIVVPSEAHSLILESTLIKEYRPRFNIALRDDKSYPYIKVTVHEPFPRVLVTRRLQDDGARYFGPYTDVGAMRRALNVVKRIFTVRSCHYALPREAPERPCLDYFIKRCKAPCVGYQGTGEYRSMIDEVVWFLEGRTGDVVRHVRERMMEASERLDFERAGELRDALRHLEKMEEPTVVLEVEGGDRDVVGYARDGEDACVVILRIRGGKLLAREHRLLEHAEGEDDGAVLGASLAQWYRMAEARAGDLLVPFDFEDRDVLEASLEGTTIRVPQRGPRRALVDLADKNAQHLLEEFKLASLESEERAADPVYELQRELGLPRLPRSLVCFDISHAQGTDVVASAVWFENARPKRSEYRKFKIQIFEGNDDFKSMHEVVTRYFRRRMDEEKPLPDLAVIDGGKGQLGAAREALTALGVTQMGLISLAKKDEEIFLPGRSESVRLPRRSPALRMLQQARDEAHRFAVTFQRQKRAARTITSELLKIPGIGPTKRRALLHVFGSVQGVKEAALEEIARVPGFGESTARKVLLSLGVDLPLPTAGASGEVSAAPPDDPTPPSTDE
- a CDS encoding 23S rRNA (pseudouridine(1915)-N(3))-methyltransferase RlmH; this translates as MRVSLLVIGRPRHAGLADAIRDYETRAARYWPLDVIEVKEEPGRGLSGDVVREREGERLAERIPGDTVLVACDPGGVVMESDAFARWLQDQRDGARSVAFVIGGAHGLGTAVRQRANRRLSLAPWTLPHEVARLVLSEQLYRAGTIMRGEPYHK
- the murJ gene encoding murein biosynthesis integral membrane protein MurJ: MSEAGGGRSAFVVGAGILISRVVGLLRNTAFAYFFGAGAASDAYNAAFKIPNAVRNLLGEGTLSAAFVPVYSRLLGQGDAAAARALANAVLGLLLVAVSLLTLVGIAGAPVLTAVLAPGFDHETQQLATRLTRVLFPMTGVMVLSGWCLGIQNSHRRFFWSYASAALWSVAQIVLLLVWGPRAHDAQQLSLWLAWATLAGALLQVAGQMPEVLRLTGPLRPTLNRAAEGVGQTLRNIVPVVTALGVVQISGFVDLQIASYLPAGAATNITYANTLALLPVSLFGVSVAAASLPEFSRDSGAMALDALRERLRGGWQRILFYVVPSTIVFIVLGDYCVGVLYRAGQFGEAEQRVVHAVLAGYAVGLVSFGSVKLLGSAFYALQDYRTPLRASVASITVSAAAAVAIAVPLRASPYATAGIALASAMGSYVNLAVLARGLRRRLGTLYTPSMWMGTRRILVAALCAAVVGGGARVLHTAFAPTLHVRLAAFPIFAAFAVAYLGSAWWMGSAEAARWLRRAPRASRHG